The nucleotide sequence GTGGACATCGTGGTGTTGCAGGGTGAGCGGGAGCGGGCGGCGGACAACCGGGTACTCGGCCGGTTCCGCCTGGAGGGCATCCGCCCCGCGCCGCGCGGCGAGCCGCAGGTGGAGGTCACGTTCGACGTGGACGCCAACGGCATCCTGAACGTCTCGGCCCGGGACAAGGACACCGGGGCGCAGCAGACGATCACCATCACCGACACCGGCAACCTGGATCGGTCCGATGTGGAGCGGATGATCGCCGAGGCCGAGCGGCACCGCGAGGAGGACGCCCGGCTACGCGAGACGGTCGACGCCCGCAACACGCTGGAGTCGGTGGCACACCAGGTGGAGCGCCGCCTCGGCGAGATCGGCGACGCGGCCCCAGAGCACGAGCGGGCCCGCGCGCAGATGCTGGTCGCCGACGCGCAGCAGGCATTGAAGGAAGGCGCGGCGCTGGACCGGCTGCGCGGCCTGACCAACGAGCTGCAACAGGTGGCACAGGCTCTGATGGCACGCGGTCAGCCCAGCGGGGGTCCCGACGGGGACGGCCGTGCACAGCAGCAAGGACAGCCCCGCGACCAAGGCGCCGACGACGTGATCGACGCCGACTTCACGCCGAGCTGAGCGCTGTCGTGTCTGATCAACAGATGGAGAACGGCCCGGTCCCCGTCGATACCAAATCCACAGTGGACGACGAGCGCACGGTGGCGGAGCTGGAGGACCGATGGCGGCGGGCGCTGGCTGACCTGGACAACCTGCGCAAGCGGTACGCCCGCGAGCTGGAGCGGGAGCGGGCCGCCGAGCGGGCCCGGGTAGCCTGCGCCTGGCTGCCAGTCCTGGACAACCTGGAGCTGGCGCTGGACCACGCGCAGCGCGATCTCAGCCACGACTCGGGGCCCCTGGCGCAGGGCCTGCTCGCCGTGCGGGACCAGGCGATCGTGGTGCTCGCCGGACTTGGATACGAGCGCCACGACGAGACCGGCATCCCGTTCGACCCGGAGCGGCACGAGGCTGTGGTCGCCCGTGCGGACGACCATGTGCCGCCCGGGACGGTCATCGAGGTGCTACGACCCGGATACGGCGACGGCGACCGCCAGCTGCGCCCGGCCGCCGTGGTGGTCTCCGCCGATACGCCGGGAGCGTAGCGCCTCATGCCGCGTGACTACTACGAGACGCTCGGGATCTCCCGGGACGCGTCGCCGGAGGAGGTGCAGCGGGCCTTTAGGACCCAGGCCCGCCGCTTCCACCCCGACGTCAACCGCAGTCCGGACGCGGAGGAGCGGTTCAAGCAGATCAACGAGGCGTACCAGGTGCTCTCCGACCCGGAGAGCCGCGAGCGGTACGACCGCTTCGGGCCGGACTTCCGGCGTGCGCCGCAGGACGGAAGCAGTCGTGGCGGCGCGCGCGGCGCCGGTACCCGTGGAACGCCTTTCACCGACGCGGACCTGGACCTGGACGAGCTGTTCGGCGGGCTGTTCGGCTTCGGCGGGCGGGGCCGATGGCCGGTGCCGACCAGGAGGCCGAGC is from Phytohabitans houttuyneae and encodes:
- a CDS encoding nucleotide exchange factor GrpE, producing the protein MENGPVPVDTKSTVDDERTVAELEDRWRRALADLDNLRKRYARELERERAAERARVACAWLPVLDNLELALDHAQRDLSHDSGPLAQGLLAVRDQAIVVLAGLGYERHDETGIPFDPERHEAVVARADDHVPPGTVIEVLRPGYGDGDRQLRPAAVVVSADTPGA
- a CDS encoding DnaJ domain-containing protein, giving the protein MPRDYYETLGISRDASPEEVQRAFRTQARRFHPDVNRSPDAEERFKQINEAYQVLSDPESRERYDRFGPDFRRAPQDGSSRGGARGAGTRGTPFTDADLDLDELFGGLFGFGGRGRWPVPTRRPSLS